In the Brachionichthys hirsutus isolate HB-005 chromosome 1, CSIRO-AGI_Bhir_v1, whole genome shotgun sequence genome, CTTAATTCAAGACAAAAAATAACCAGTTTTAAGCAAATAAGGTGTCAACATATCTTAAGTGAAGCAGAAACGTTATCCATAAACCCTGTCGGGTTCGGGGCAAGGTCCACAGTCAACAGTTCATCGCAGATATTCCTTACGTATAATTTAAAATTGTTCAGGGGTAGGATTACAACATCTGCACCTCTAATTACCTCCTAATCCTGATGAGAAATTGCTTATGCTTGGTATTCCAGATGATGTCATGACTCGTGAATTTTCTAAAAGCATATGATcttttctgtgctttttatatCCACAACACTGAATCAAGAGGTAAGATTGAGGTTTTgttaaaatggaaaaatggTATCAAAACCAAGGCTTTGTTCAGCACCTTGTCTCCATCATCActgaaatcacattttactTCTGCAGTGTTGGACTTTTCTAAGAACAGAAAGCACATCATTTCTCAATAAACTGGTTTGTCATGTCCTGGAATATGACGTAATCCTGTTCCTTCCTCAATCCCTGATCCTCCATCGTTTTGTAATACCAGTGATGTTCTGCTCTCATGACTGACTTGGTCTTGGTTCCTTCCTCATACCCTGGAAAACCTACCAGCTGAGGTCATTGGCACAGTCATGGTCACATAATGTTGTgaaatcaatataaaaaaaaatcagatacTTATCGTACATTgaaaagaagatgaaattaAGAACCGGACATCACGCATTTCTGTAATTGTAACTTTTTTGTCATGCTGTTGTAATTTATATATGTCCATATCAAGGTTGATGGTTCATTTCCAAATATCACTCGATAATTACCtggaaattaaatatatttgtatatttgagCTCAGGAATGGAACATTGAAATAGAAATATGCTATGGTTGAAGTGGTTCACAAAAAATACTACAGTACGCAAGTACAAGTACACTAAATGGTACCTTGTAGCAAAGGGTAAAGTGGAAATCTACAAGTAAACACCGATGagtggaagaaaaacaacaacccaggccccgcccacttccTGCTAGTGACGTCACTGTTGCTATTTAAACGGTGGCTCACGCTGCAGTCGCTAGTTAATCGCGGACGGTGAGGGTTACCTGCTTCAACAGTGCTTGAACGGCAACCTTTCTACTGTCTTTAAATTCTTCTCGTCTTGCTCTCACTCTATCACAGATAACATCAAATTAAGAACATAATTCTGCTCAAAGCATCCGCTAGCCAAATTAGCTTTAACCGCCTTAGCTCGCCAGCGCCTGTAACGCAAGAAAACCGACTTCCTCACGGGAACAAACGCCTTCGGGACTTGGgtaagatatatttttttatactgTTCTTTCGTGTTTATTTGACCGACGTTGTTAGAAAAATGGAGGCGGGGAAACGTCCTTCCTTCGTAAGGTGATGGTTTCTCGTCTCGACGCCGCCGCCAACATGGCGGCGGCGCTGTTGTCTTTAGCTTTTAGCGCTAATGTCGTGGGTAACACAAGCTAACCCCACATCTCACGTTAGTAACGTTATTAACCAGCCGGGTTGGAGACATTGAGTTAATTATTAGCTTTGGTAAACGCCTCGCTTCCGGGATGGGGCCCTTCTGTTCGCGTACGAGCACGTCTCCAGGTGCGGGTTAATTTTCAGGAAACGTCTTTTATCTCATTTGAATGTAGAGTTGTGAATAAAACGTAACTTCCTAAAATAATAACGGAACCTGACTTTGACATTCAGTCGGAGACTATTTAGCTGAAGCTTGCTATTGTTTTTTGTGGTATTTATAAAAGTGCTTATGTCATAATGAATTCCGGTTGGTCttatcagcagggggggggggggtggagtcaTGTTTGGtctctttccctttttttaatttaattgcttCCCCCACTGCTCAAGTCATTCTTCAGACCTTTGCTCTGCTTTATGATTGGAACACGTGTCAGCTTCTATACATTATAGATCTACAGTGTCTgtctcacgcacgcacgcgcacacgcacgcacacacacggcagaGTGTGTTTGAGTCCTTTTACGTTTCCTGCGTTTCAGAACAATGAGTTCTCTGGTGAGACAGAACTTCCATCAGGACTGCGAGGCTGCGATCAACAGGCAGATCAACCTGGAGCTGTACGCCTCCTACGTCTACCTGTCCATGGTGAGAGCCCGCCTGCTGGGCGGGGAAATGTCCGGCCCGTGTAAAACCAAGCAAAGCACGACGGTGGATGATAATGACACGGGTGGAAACGGTGATGGCTGTTATCGCCGTGAGCCGTCTGCTCTGTGGTCGAGTCGCTGCTGTGTTTAGTGGGCTAATATAATGTGTGTTGAGACACTCTGACTCCAGAGGGCAAAAGGGCTTCACGTAGGTACCTCGAATAGTCAGCGGAGGATAAGGGACAATAAAGAATGAACCGATCGCAGCAGACGTGAATGTGTTGATGGGTGTCCATAAACCAAAAGTCCCTTTAGGGGATTGTCGGCGCGGTGGAGGCActgagaaatgagaaatgaacCATTTCAGTACCTCACACTGCTTTATGTTCAGTGTTCCTTATAAGAATTCCTTTTAACTTCTGTTCTTCAGACTGAATTTACTGTTTTATGTAAAGTAAAGGTGAATGTTTAGTATAGTTGAGATGTATTTGAATATTCAGCAGCCTGTGGGCTTCAAATAAAAGTTTTTAATATAGCTTTACTACATGtagcaaaatattattttgtgacTAGTGTTTGATGTGCTGGCTCGACTGCGGGGTAATGTCTTCGCTCCTTTCTTTCGCCTTTACAGTCCTACTACTTTGACCGGGATGACAAGGCGTTGCCCAACTTTGCCAAGTTTTTCCGTCATCAGTCACACGAGGAGCGGGAGCATGCTGAGAAGCTAATGAAAATGCAGAACCAGAGGGGGGGAAGGATCTTCCTGCAAGATATCGCGGTATGAACTCGCGTTCGACGTAAAACATGTATGTGTATTGGGTTGGGTGTGAAAGCGCTTGCTGGTCGCTATCGTGCAGGCCATGTCAGCAGGACGGCAAAGGGATGACAAGATAATGAGGGTGTGAGCTGTGCTGCTTATCTTTCACTGACACAAGCACAACCCGTTTAACGTCTGAGGCGACTTATCGGAGTCAAACGACCAAATAACGTCGACGAAGACTTTCCCGTATCCCTCGCGTCGCTTATCTTTAATTTCGTGTTGCAGAAGCCTGAGAAGGACGAGTGGGGCAGCGGCGTGGAGGCGCTGGAATGCGCCCTGGTCCtcgagaagaacgtgaacgagTCCCTGCTGAACTTGCACAAGCTCTCCTCCGATCACAATGACCCGCATGTGAGTGTTGCGTTGCAGCGAGACGCCTTCGGATCCAATGGGCTGCTCGTGTCCAGCTCTAAtttgagtctctctctctctctctgtcagctGAATGATTTCATCGAGACGCACTTCCTGGACGAGCAGGTGAAATCCATTAAGGAGCTGGCAGACTGGGTGACAAACCTGCGCCGCATGGGCGCGCCTCAGGCCGGCATGGCGGAGTACCTGTTTGACAAGCACACCCTGGGCAAAGAAAGCAGCTAAACATTCTCAATCTTCCTTCATATGTATATTTGGGTTCTGCTTTCCTTCCAAATATGAAGCCATCTGCATGCTATTGGCTCGTCTGTTAAACGCTTATCTTTGGCATAATACTATTGCAGTTTTGACCGGAATAGTGGTGTCTATACTCCTGCTTTAAAGCTGTGAGCTACGTTTGAAACTGACCTTcatattttttctctttctgttgttGATGCTTCCATCGTTGTTTTGCATCTGCTCACCCAGCAAATAAAATGAACCCTCTGGATTCTGACTGGTGTCAAGTTGTTTAATTTTAATCTAAGATTTGAGCGGTTTAGATTTAGAGCAGTTCACCCGAAGCTTCTTTCGCTTCTGTTTCCAGAGAAAACAGAAGTACCGGTAGGTGTCGAGGTGACGGATGTGCAGTGTATTTACACCCAGGTTCTATTGGGGCTTGTATGGTCTATTGTTGTGCCCCTTCAGAGTGGGGGTGTTTAGGGTTAAGACATGCTATAAAGCATTTCAAAAACCACTGCAAAGAATTACATTCCACACCGGTTTCATAGCAGCACACAGGTCACGCATCTTTCCTCTGAATCGGGTGATTCTGATGTCTCCTTTAAACAGGTTGCGGTCAATAAGAAGCACAAATTAACTTGGGTTCACAGACGTTCCTGGACTGCTTACAAAAACTAATGGGCAGGCTTCCCGCAGCAGGAGGCACCAGACTGGTCATTACCAGAACGACAATGATTTATGATTGTTGGCCATTCGGTTTTAGAAAGAcgcccccaaaaaaacacagaataagcAGTTTGTAATTGCTGTCATGTGTCACTGGGTAGTTTCACGGACTTCAATAAATAGTTCTAAAAGTATGTTTTTGGACCCCATacaaaaatctgaataaatctTTAGTgactgttgatttaaaaaaattcaacatgctttgtttttattttattatagtggTCACGCTTCCTCGAGCTCCACCAGCACGCCATCACAGTCTTTAGGGTGGAGAAACATCACTGGTTTGCCGTGAGCGCCGATCCGAGGCTCTGCCGACAACGTCCGGATGTTGTTCTTCAGGTCCGCTATTGCGGCGttgatgtcgtccacctgtgaTTTAGAGGAAAGCTTTTGATGCTCTAAACTTTAGATCTGTCTGCTTTAGGACGTTCTCTGAAACTGCTCTGTTCTGCAGACgtgtggaaataaaatgcacaatattGTTCTGAGGGATAAAGTGAATCCTGTATAACACTGACTAAAGAACGTAATCAGCTGATAATACTCAGCCGTCTCACCTCAATACAAACGTGGTGCATCCCCCCAGACTTGTTCTTCTGTAAGAAGCCAGCGATGGGGCTCTTATCCCCGAGAGGATGAAGCAGCTCCAGCTTGGTGTTGCCAAGCTCCACAAACACCGTGTAGACTCCGTGTTCGGGCAGAGGCACCTTGTCGCTCACTGTGGCCCCCAG is a window encoding:
- the LOC137912829 gene encoding ferritin, heavy subunit, translating into MSSLVRQNFHQDCEAAINRQINLELYASYVYLSMSYYFDRDDKALPNFAKFFRHQSHEEREHAEKLMKMQNQRGGRIFLQDIAKPEKDEWGSGVEALECALVLEKNVNESLLNLHKLSSDHNDPHLNDFIETHFLDEQVKSIKELADWVTNLRRMGAPQAGMAEYLFDKHTLGKESS
- the mcee gene encoding methylmalonyl-CoA epimerase, mitochondrial codes for the protein MASGMLKVAVAGLSRCSRLTLVRSHSTTAHLHQGVPGSLWKLGRLNHVAIAVPDMEKATALYRDVLGATVSDKVPLPEHGVYTVFVELGNTKLELLHPLGDKSPIAGFLQKNKSGGMHHVCIEVDDINAAIADLKNNIRTLSAEPRIGAHGKPVMFLHPKDCDGVLVELEEA